DNA from Pseudomonas putida:
GTTCAGGCGGTATAGGGCTTCAAGCATGTCAGGGTCGACTTGGAGCGTATGCTGCAACATCTTGTCCTCGGACTGAGGCCATCGCATGCCATGGCTAGGCCACCGAAAATGCTTTTCGTCACATAGGTCGAGGATTTCATCCGGGGTTTGCGCAGTGAACGTCAGCGCCCACTTCAAGACGTTGAACTTGCTCTGTTTCATGCCTTGGATACCGGGACGACTATCAATCTCCGTCCGCAGGCGAGCAAGTGCCGTGTCGTGACGTTTTCCTCCCAGTTCCAGGGACGTGGTGCAGTTCTTGATCGTACGGCTAAGCAGCCCATCGATCTCATCCACCAGGAAAATTGATTTCGTCCGAAGCAAAAGCTCCAGGTAGCTGCGTCTTGTGCCTAGACGGTCACTGTCCTCGAGCGGAATGCTGGTCGAGGCCGCAAGGAGTGCATCGTGATTCACGACCACGATGTCAGCTTTCAGTGCGCCGGCAAGCATCGACGTCTTCCCACACTTGAAGAGGAACGGGCAGTGGGCAATTTTCGAGATGCGCTCTTTGTCCTGACCTGTCGACTCCACTAAGCGAAGTCCAAAGCAAGGCTCCCGGGAGGAGGGGATCGGTACGCTATCGGTGGCGTACCCCTGTAGTAGACAAATATGCTCATAGGGTGGTGATTGGCCACCTGTATCGAACTGCCGTGCAGCAATCTCAGCCAGGCGACGCTCGCCGTGCAGAGGCGCCACGGTCAGGTGTGGAGCGACAGCACTGAGCGAGTTTTTCAACTCGGCGGTCAATCCCTCGACCTCTAGCAGACCAGGCACCACCAGCACTACGGACTCCCCTCGGCGAGCAGCATCAATGGCCATCATGACCATCAATACGGTTTTGCCAGAGCCAGTAGGCGCATTAACCCGATAAAAGATGCCCGCGGCAGCCTCCATGCTGCGCTCGCGTCGTAAGAGGTTCTGTAAGCTCTTCAGATGACTGCCGTGTAAGCGAGGCGAAGCATCCAGTTGCTCAGCGATTTCTTTGAGCGCCGAGTAACTCCAGTGAGCCGAGTGAGCTTCCGGTCGGACAGGGATCGGCAGTGTTTGATCAGGTGCCGGTAAGGCTGAAAGGTCAGCTTGATCAAACGAATAGTACTGATAGCGCTCGCCAAACTTGGCCCGCAGGTCAAAGCCTCTATCGATAGGTATTTTCTTGCGAACAGGAGGTTGGTACCGGCGAACAATGTGCAGGTAATCTTGAATCAGATCGCTGGCGTCCAAGACTTCAGCCAGCTGGTAGCGGTGATCAAAAGTGAGGCTGACCAAGTCAGGCTCATCGACGAGCAAGAAGTAACAGTGAGGCTGCAGCATCAGGCTCTGGGCGGTGTACAGAAAGATCCACGGCTCTGTAATTTCGGGATGCACGAAGCGCAGCGCAACAGCCAAGGACTGCCGCTCCTCCCTCGTGAGACCATGAAGCCCTCCCCAGTGAGCCAATTGGCCTGAAGCCAGCGCCGCCGCATCTGCAATGGTCGGTGTTTTACTCACATCGCGGCATGCGATGGCCAAAAAGAGGATGCAGCCGGCCTCGACACGATCACGCTCGGCGCTTGAGTTCATTGAGGCAACTGCTGTAGGTGTGGATGTATGGCCCCAAACGCTCTCTCAGTGCTGACAGAGATCGAGTCTGGTAGTCGGGAATGACAATCCAACGATTTGGCCCACGACTGGCAGGCTGCAGGTGTGCTTCAAGGGCTTCGGGGTAGCGCCACACCTTGGCGTCCAGATCCAGGGGCAAGCCACCGACCTCGATGCGCACGTCCGCCTCATCGACATCCGGCCACAGTATGGGAAGAAAGCCCATCGCGCGCAGGCCCCTGGCGAGCTGAATTTCCAGCAATCCCGGTAGCAAGGTGAACTTCCAGTAAGCATCTTGCAGCACCAAGGTTTCATCGCTGACCACCTGCCCCTTCAGAGTATTGCCATCCAACCGATTGATGACCTGGCGGCGGTGCAGGTCGAAGATGCTTCCGGCGTGCTCGCACCACTGCGAGGGGCAGGCTATGTGGGACTGCGTGATCGTCATTGGCCAGTGGCAGGAAGGGCACAGGTACATTTTGCCGGCGAGCACTTCATGGCGTTCCGGTTGCCGGTACAGGTCTTCCACGGAAAGGTCGAGAGGCTGAAACAACACGCGAAGTGGGTGGCGGGTTGTCTTGCCGTTCAGTACCAAGAACTCCCGGAAGCTTCGGTACAGCTCATCACCCGCAGGGATGGCCTTACAAATGTCCCTCACACGCCGAATCAGTTGCTGGGTCTGCTCGTACTGCTCCCGGGCATTAAACTCCAGCAACAGCTCTGTGCACGTGCGGGTAGGGACATTGGAGGGAGCGAGGAGAACACCGGTGAGCTCCCCACGAATTTCATCCGGCAACCATGTTTCAAGAGGGTGGCGAAAATTGGCTTCCAGCTCTTGTGCCGTCATCACGACATGGTCTGGGTGCAGGCGGTGTAAGTGGGCGCTGGCCTGCCTGAGCAGCTCGAATCCCTCAACACGGTTGCGCGCGCACTTGGACGCCGCGTCGGCAAGCCGCCACAGGAGATTTCTCCGGTACGCTTCTCTATCCAAGTGGTGATGCTCCTGTAATCCCAGGAGTCGCTAGCGCCCCGCTAATCGCTTGGGCGAAGACATTTGTACCCGCGACGATTGGGGCCTGTCGTTCAATACTGGCTCATTCATTCGTTTTTGCCAGATATTGAGGCCTTGGGGCGCAATGACGGCAGGCACACGGTAGCCCACCTTATCGCCCTTGCGGAGTCAGCGTTCCAGGACGTCACTCATGCTTCATGAGCAGGGCTTGCTCCAGCGCAACGGCTAGCGCTTCCAAGGCATCGGCCAGACGGGAATCTTCGCGGGCGTCTCCGCTCGAAGGAACAAACTCCTGGCAGTGGCGCAGCAGCGCGTCGCGATCGTTGTGGTTCAGATCCAATTGAATGTGCATGTTCATGGTTTCCGATAGGGTTGAGGTGCAACTGGCGTCCTGGCGCTCAAGCGCGCTTTCGCAGAATATTGCGGGCCGAATGAATGCCATGAGGGCAGGGGATTGAAGGTTGAACAGGAGACGCAGGTGTGGGTTTGCGCCGCTGCGTTTTATCGCGAGGCTCTCACGTCGATAGTGACTGATGCAGTGACCAACTACCGCCGGAAACCCGGCCTGGACAGCTTGACTCGCATCTACGAGCAAGACGTGGGAGCCATCGCCTTCGCAGTACTTGAGCGAGCCCTGCCTCATGCGAATGTGCCACGCACGGATAGCAGTTACATACCCGTCCGGCAGCAATTGCGGCTTCACGTGAGTTACCACGTGCTCAAACGCCTTGTCGATGACCAAGCCGTGCCCCCTGAACTCAGGGACATCCTGTTCTCAATTGAGCTTGGGCTTTAACTCCAAAGCGGTGGTTCCTACTACTCAGCGAAGCACAGTTCGGCTTGAGAGGCGCTGCTGGCAACTTTGTGCCGGCGGGAAAGAGCAGGACTTGTCACGCGTATATCTGGAAGCGACGAGACGCCAAGGCTCTTGAGCACGCCCTTGGTTTCGAGGTCTGCAACGTCAGCTTTGAGCCGCTGCACGAGGGCATCAACAGGTTGGTCGCTATCCAGGCTCAACGTCAATGTGAACAGAGTCAGAGGACTCACCCCCATCGATTCACTGATGGCTATCATCTTGTCGACCGTTGGGCTTGAAAGCCCATGCTCCAGCTTCAGCATGTAGCCACGGCTGCTAGCACCCGCCATGTTCTTATGCGTGAGCCCGCGGCTGAGGCGAATGGCTTTCAGTACAGTGGCGAATCCTGTTTTGAGCGACATTAATGCTCCTGGCCAAGGAGAGGTGGAAGGGCCCACGCACATCAGTTGCGGCAGAAAGACCCGACGTAGAGCATCAGAGCGTACCACAGCCACTCTTGCCTCCGACCAAGCAGAGGGATCACAGGTGTTCAACGCTGAGACCCGGCTCCCCCCTGAGCAGGCGACACGCCCGTGCCTGGCAGATGGCAATTGCAGAGCTTTCCACTGGTTTAATCTAGGATTTCAGTGCTTTTTTCTGTATTTAAACTATTTTCCTGCATACACCCTTGAAAAATTTTTCGCGAGACGGAGTTCTATATTTGACAAGAAAAAAGCGAGTGATGTGCAAGCGCAAGTGATCTGCCAGGATCACAGACGGTTTTGCCGGTTCGTTTTTTGCTTTTGACGGTTTCCAGATTTGTCCTCTGTTGTCTGGCTTGCACTTGCATAGCCCCGTAGGGGCTGAGGGGGATCGCCTTCTTCGCAGCCTTTGGCTGCGCTTACGCTTTGAATACAAACAAAAACGCCAAAATTTCAAAAAAACACCTGCAGTGATTTTCCAGCTGATCATCGGTGAACAATCACCAAATGATGTGCCTTGCCTCCCCGTCGCAATGCATTCAGCATCTTTGTCACGGAATCAAGTCAATCGCTCGCACATAATCGAACTCCACGATGGTATGGTTGACCAGCTCGGCAAGCAGGCAAATACCACCCTGAGTCGATATCGTCGAGAAGCCAAACGCCTCGACCTCTGGAGAGGTGGCTGCCCAAAGAAGGGTGAGCTTCTCCACTGCTATCTGATTCGATAAATCCCCTGGCGGTACTCGATTCAGGTAGGCCCGAAGCCCGCATTTCAAGGATGCTCTCGAGGAATAATGGTAGGAGCCTAGGAAAAAGGGGCCATCGCCTATGGTGGTATCCAACCGTACCACCGGCTTTAGGTACAACTCCTGGATTTCCCGATGCTCCAAAGTTCGATTACAGAGTGCAAGCCCCCGCTGGACGTACTGTTTGACAAGCCTGCTCTTGCCCGCTAGGGCGTCCTCTTTTGTGTCGTAGCGCTCGACAGCCTGAAATACTGGTCTGATCCCCTGAGCCAGAAGCGCTGCGATTCTGGCAGAGATGCCATTGCGTTTGCGGCCTGCAGCTCCCAGATGACGATGTACGCTGCGCTCAAGGTTTTTTGTTTCGCCAACGTAGAGGGGCTCGTTGGTTTCAGGATTGCAGATGGTAAAAACTACATGCGTCCCAGAGGCCATGCCGTCCAATGATGCTTGGGAAGCCTCTCCGGTCGGGGCTGGCCCAACATCATTCGTGTCAAAATGGTAAACGGGTGAGGGGTATCGACAGTCCTGGGGGACGTTTCGGCGATACCACTCAACGGCCAGTTCCAAGGTCGCATACGATTTGTATTTTGAGTTGCTGACACCCTGGGTTGCTGGCGCCGCTCCACCTTCCCACGTATTGAAAATGCCGTCGGGATTTCCGGACACTACTGCGTAATAGCGGACTCTCTTAGCCATCCATGCGTGCCTTGTGCTGACGAATAGCGCAGTCTATCTCAACCTTGCCGACGTCGATCTGCGGAGCTGCGCTACGGCACGCCAAGCTCTGCCAGATCGTGGCTGAAAATCTATTCAGCAGGACTCTCCTGCACACGCGCGTCGGAATATCGGCTGGTGTATTGGAGCAGAATGCTGAGCTTTTCCCCACGCACACGGTCTGGGGAGTTGAAGTGCTTCTCCTGGTAGTCGGACGTGCCAAATACTCGAAAATGCTCATCAGGTAGCAGTAAGGGCGCGTAGACGAAATCCTTACGTTGACCACACTCTTCAGGCAGCGGGATCACAAGCTGGTACTGGAAATTCCCGTACTGGCATATGAATTGGTACCGGTATGCCGAGTCTTTGAACGCCTCCTTCACCTTGGCAACGATGCACATGATCTTGTTCGGATTGACGCCTCCGCTAATCCCCCACTCGATGATCGGCACCGACCCACTCAAGCCAGGCTTGTGATCCTTGCTCAGAAGCCAGGGCTTCAGGTAATTGAATTGGCGATGGTCATCATCTGGCATCATGGCCAATGCCATTTTGATGAGCATCTTGTGAATGGCGGTCGGGTAGTAGGGTTGACGCATCAAGGGGACCCCCGGTGTCAGGATAGTTGTCGCCTCACCAGACTTACCTGAAACCATACCCCGGGGGCGGCAAGAGAGCCGTTGTGCCGTACTATTCCTCTGAGCGCAAAACCGAACTGCTCAAGATGCTGGGCCCTCCACTCAACCTGACGATGGCCGAAGTCGCCAGGCGCGAGGGCGTTACTGAAATGTCGCTGTATACCTGGCGCAAACGAGCCAG
Protein-coding regions in this window:
- a CDS encoding ribonuclease H1 domain-containing protein, with product MAKRVRYYAVVSGNPDGIFNTWEGGAAPATQGVSNSKYKSYATLELAVEWYRRNVPQDCRYPSPVYHFDTNDVGPAPTGEASQASLDGMASGTHVVFTICNPETNEPLYVGETKNLERSVHRHLGAAGRKRNGISARIAALLAQGIRPVFQAVERYDTKEDALAGKSRLVKQYVQRGLALCNRTLEHREIQELYLKPVVRLDTTIGDGPFFLGSYHYSSRASLKCGLRAYLNRVPPGDLSNQIAVEKLTLLWAATSPEVEAFGFSTISTQGGICLLAELVNHTIVEFDYVRAIDLIP
- a CDS encoding helix-turn-helix domain-containing protein codes for the protein MSLKTGFATVLKAIRLSRGLTHKNMAGASSRGYMLKLEHGLSSPTVDKMIAISESMGVSPLTLFTLTLSLDSDQPVDALVQRLKADVADLETKGVLKSLGVSSLPDIRVTSPALSRRHKVASSASQAELCFAE